One stretch of Zingiber officinale cultivar Zhangliang chromosome 6B, Zo_v1.1, whole genome shotgun sequence DNA includes these proteins:
- the LOC121989383 gene encoding transcription factor MYBS3-like: MTRRCSHCSNNGHNSRTCPGRGGGVRLFGVRLMEGVGAMKKSASMGCLPSASPSVDPLGDAHLHSPVAAASGYASDDPARVFSSNCRSEQKKGIPWTEEEHRMFLMGLQKLGKGDWRGIARNFVMSRTPTQVASHAQKYFIRQSNASRRKRRSSLFDMVPETVLTHDQQLFLQSPNELEVNYLGQQRPEPDEPSRTNSVVESKNIQFKDPITTMLPTIYPNFVTVPVPSWPWPPNLATSSIGQVMVEPYKIVKPTPLFPKEPVNVDEVVRMSNLSIASRMELTDLSLKLMGSSSPTQSALPADTSIVVPDLNKNNNSPIHAV, encoded by the exons ATGACGAGGCGGTGTTCGCACTGCAGCAACAACGGGCACAACTCGCGGACGTGCCCTGGGCGGGGCGGTGGCGTGCGGCTCTTCGGCGTGCGGCTGATGGAAGGGGTGGGAGCGATGAAGAAGAGCGCCAGTATGGGGTGCCTTCCATCCGCCTCACCCTCGGTCGATCCACTTGGTGATGCCCACCTCCACAGCCCCGTGGCCGCCGCCTCCGGTTACGCCTCCGATGACCCCGCCCGTGTGTTTTCTTCTAATTGCCGGAGCGAGCAAAAGAAAG GGATCCCATGGACCGAAGAGGAACATCGAATGTTCTTAATGGGTCTTCAGAAATTAGGAAAAGGTGACTGGCGTGGAATTGCACGGAACTTTGTCATGTCTAGAACCCCAACACAAGTAGCAAGCCACGCGCAAAAGTATTTTATTCGACAAAGTAATGCTTCACGAAGGAAGAGGCGTTCAAGTTTGTTTGACATGGTCCCTGAAACG GTTCTCACTCATGATCAGCAGTTGTTTCTGCAATCCCCTAATGAATTAGAGGTCAACTACCTTGGTCAACAAAGACCTGAGCCTGATGAGCCATCACGAACCAATAGTGTTGTAGAATCAAAGAACATTCAATTCAAGGATCCAATTACAACAATGCTACCAACAATTTATCCAAATTTCGTAACCGTGCCCGTACCCTCCTGGCCATGGCCTCCGAATTTAGCTACCAGTTCCATTGGCCAAGTAATGGTTGAACCCTACAAGATTGTAAAGCCGACGCCATTGTTCCCAAAAGAGCCTGTTAATGTGGATGAGGTGGTTAGAATGTCAAACCTCAGCATCGCTAGTCGCATGGAGCTTACTGATCTCTCCCTCAAGCTAATGGGATCCTCTAGTCCAACACAGTCCGCCTTACCTGCCGACACTTCCATTGTCGTGCCTGatctaaacaaaaataataacagCCCTATTCATGCAGTTTGA
- the LOC121991501 gene encoding uncharacterized protein LOC121991501, with amino-acid sequence MDPSLALAKRLWRMIRAAHCVLRKGFAKRNKLMIMNLHLLLKRGKLAGKALTNLLLHHGHHPSADITGMSPEELNFFFYAPGDVEFSCSNTPSPAFFLSAAKRLTSGRRRRQEESPLDVHVAAAALAKEFEIVTLASPVPAGRLGKSLAAPRQLRITDSPFPAREEEENDGGRVDREAEAFIRRFYDQLRLQQSVPATPEFDGRRS; translated from the coding sequence ATGGATCCCTCGTTGGCATTGGCAAAGCGGCTTTGGCGCATGATACGAGCCGCCCACTGCGTCCTCCGCAAGGGCTTCGCCAAGCGCAACAAACTGATGATCATgaacctccacctcctcctcaaGCGCGGCAAGCTGGCCGGAAAAGCTCTCACCAACTTACTCCTCCACCACGGCCACCATCCCAGCGCCGACATCACCGGCATGTCGCCGGAGGAACTAAACTTCTTCTTCTACGCTCCCGGCGACGTGGAGTTCAGCTGCAGCAACACGCCCTCCCCTGCTTTCTTCCTCTCCGCCGCCAAGCGCCTCACGAGCGGTCGCCGACGCAGACAAGAAGAATCGCCCCTGGACGTCCACGTGGCGGCGGCCGCGCTGGCGAAGGAGTTCGAGATTGTGACCCTGGCGTCGCCGGTGCCGGCAGGGCGGCTCGGGAAGAGCCTGGCAGCGCCGCGGCAGCTGAGGATAACGGACTCGCCGTTTCCGGctagggaggaggaagagaacgaCGGCGGCCGTGTGGATCGGGAGGCGGAGGCTTTCATCAGGCGGTTCTACGACCAGCTGCGCCTGCAGCAGAGCGTCCCGGCGACGCCGGAGTTCGACGGCCGCCGCTCTTGA